In Halosegnis marinus, one genomic interval encodes:
- a CDS encoding winged helix-turn-helix domain-containing protein, giving the protein MSDAPDTGTVLDALDDPDARTILERLEEPMSAAEVAEACDIARSTAYRKLGRLSEASLLAEETRVRADGHHTTRYRVAFESVVVEFSERRTLGVEVVRPDAPDAQLASMWAEVRREV; this is encoded by the coding sequence ATGTCCGACGCGCCCGACACCGGGACCGTGCTCGACGCGCTGGACGACCCGGACGCGCGGACCATCCTCGAACGGTTGGAGGAGCCGATGTCCGCCGCCGAGGTCGCCGAGGCGTGCGACATCGCCCGCTCGACCGCCTACCGGAAGCTGGGCCGCCTGTCCGAGGCGTCGCTGCTGGCCGAGGAGACGCGCGTCCGCGCCGACGGCCACCACACCACCCGCTACCGGGTGGCGTTCGAGTCGGTCGTGGTCGAGTTCTCCGAGCGGCGCACGCTCGGCGTCGAGGTCGTGCGCCCGGACGCGCCCGACGCGCAGTTGGCGTCGATGTGGGCGGAGGTGCGCCGCGAGGTATGA
- a CDS encoding DUF7521 family protein produces the protein MTASGGLALTLLVALKTVLVVVGGLVTYFAARAYRRTRARPIGALALGFGIVTFGTMLSGVADQVLRVEMAWVLVVETALTTAGFLVILYSLYAE, from the coding sequence ATGACCGCCTCGGGCGGGCTCGCGCTGACGCTCCTCGTCGCGCTGAAGACGGTCCTCGTGGTCGTCGGGGGGCTGGTGACGTACTTCGCGGCGCGCGCCTATCGGCGGACACGGGCGCGCCCCATCGGCGCGCTGGCGCTCGGCTTCGGTATCGTCACGTTCGGCACCATGCTGTCCGGGGTCGCGGACCAGGTGTTGCGCGTGGAGATGGCGTGGGTCCTCGTCGTCGAGACCGCGCTCACGACGGCGGGTTTCCTCGTCATCCTCTATTCGCTGTACGCCGAGTAA
- a CDS encoding DoxX family protein — protein MVANQPNVFESRLGGVTVRGKAHSLSAWFVLALRLMMGIAFLYAGIEKVLTAGWSAQGYLQFAAATNGNPLEGLFLWMGTTPWFVDFANVAVPWGEVLIGLGLIVGLATRLAAFFGAFMMLMFYFGNWSIEHGVINGDFAYMLVFLAVAAFGAGRILGLDALVEQYEVGGTPLLEKYPALDLVLG, from the coding sequence ATGGTAGCCAATCAACCCAACGTGTTCGAGAGCCGCCTCGGCGGCGTGACTGTCCGCGGGAAGGCCCACAGCCTGTCGGCGTGGTTCGTCCTCGCGCTGCGGCTGATGATGGGGATAGCGTTCCTCTACGCGGGTATCGAGAAGGTGCTGACCGCCGGGTGGAGCGCGCAGGGCTACCTGCAGTTCGCCGCGGCGACGAACGGGAACCCCCTCGAAGGGCTGTTCCTCTGGATGGGGACGACCCCGTGGTTCGTCGACTTCGCGAACGTCGCGGTCCCGTGGGGTGAGGTCCTCATCGGTCTCGGCCTCATCGTCGGCCTCGCGACCCGCCTCGCCGCGTTCTTCGGCGCGTTCATGATGCTCATGTTCTACTTCGGGAACTGGAGCATCGAACACGGCGTCATCAACGGCGACTTCGCGTACATGCTCGTGTTCCTCGCGGTCGCGGCGTTCGGCGCCGGCCGCATCCTCGGGCTGGACGCGCTGGTCGAGCAGTACGAGGTCGGCGGGACCCCGCTGCTGGAGAAGTACCCGGCGCTCGACCTCGTCCTCGGCTGA
- the dnaJ gene encoding molecular chaperone DnaJ, translated as MSEDFYDVLGVSRDASEDEIKQAYREKAREYHPDVSDDPNAEEKFKKAKKAKEVLTDDEKRRMYDQVGHERFEQADKRGATGGGGGGMGGGNPFGGGGGGMGGMNDIFEQFFGGGAGGNRNGPRQGQDLRTRMTVSLEAAYEGITREFSVTRPEACPDCDGAGHPPEADAETCPECNGQGQTTRVQQTPLGRVQQTQTCRRCEGEGTLYSETCSTCGGDGRVQREATLQVDVPAGIRDGQSLRMSGEGAPGENNGPNGDLLIEVGVEPHPDFERDGDDLHYDAAVSFPKAVFGATIEVPTLDGPVEMDLNAGTQSGERLRLQGKGMPHLRGRGSGDLYVTVQVVTPTDLNEEQKEALEAFAEAGGEEVDVEEGFFEKIKNSF; from the coding sequence ATGAGCGAGGACTTCTACGACGTGCTCGGGGTCTCGCGCGACGCCTCCGAGGACGAGATAAAGCAGGCGTACCGCGAGAAGGCGCGGGAGTACCACCCGGACGTCTCCGACGACCCGAACGCCGAGGAGAAGTTCAAGAAGGCCAAGAAGGCCAAGGAGGTGCTCACCGACGACGAGAAGCGCCGGATGTACGACCAGGTCGGCCACGAGCGGTTCGAGCAGGCCGACAAGCGCGGGGCGACCGGCGGCGGGGGCGGCGGCATGGGCGGCGGGAACCCCTTCGGCGGCGGCGGGGGCGGCATGGGCGGGATGAACGACATCTTCGAACAGTTCTTCGGCGGGGGGGCCGGCGGCAACCGCAACGGTCCGCGACAGGGCCAGGATCTCCGCACGCGGATGACCGTCTCGCTCGAAGCCGCCTACGAGGGCATCACGCGGGAGTTCAGCGTCACGCGCCCCGAGGCGTGTCCCGACTGCGACGGCGCGGGCCACCCCCCCGAGGCCGACGCGGAGACCTGCCCGGAGTGTAACGGGCAGGGCCAGACCACGCGCGTCCAGCAGACGCCGCTCGGCCGCGTCCAGCAGACCCAGACCTGTCGGCGCTGCGAGGGCGAGGGGACGCTCTACTCCGAGACGTGTTCGACCTGCGGCGGCGACGGCCGTGTCCAGCGCGAGGCCACCCTGCAGGTGGACGTGCCCGCGGGCATCCGCGACGGGCAGAGCCTCCGGATGAGCGGCGAGGGCGCGCCCGGCGAGAACAACGGCCCGAACGGCGACCTGCTCATCGAGGTGGGCGTCGAGCCGCACCCGGACTTCGAGCGTGACGGCGACGACCTCCACTACGACGCCGCGGTCTCCTTCCCGAAGGCCGTCTTCGGGGCGACGATAGAGGTGCCGACGCTCGACGGGCCCGTCGAGATGGACCTCAACGCCGGCACGCAGTCGGGCGAACGGCTCCGCCTGCAGGGGAAGGGGATGCCCCACCTGCGCGGGCGCGGGAGCGGCGACCTCTACGTCACCGTGCAGGTCGTCACCCCGACCGACCTCAACGAGGAGCAGAAGGAGGCGCTGGAGGCGTTCGCCGAGGCCGGCGGCGAGGAGGTCGACGTCGAGGAGGGGTTCTTCGAGAAGATCAAGAACTCCTTCTGA
- a CDS encoding histidine kinase N-terminal 7TM domain-containing protein, which translates to MDPLRVGYVALFAATAVLCVAVVPRTRLVAESDTRRGLAALLLVSGVWAAVGAAQVFVDGAALKRDLYTLGLVLGFAGVGAWLSFCSAYAGRDLHRDVRVRAVAVGFYALVVAVKVTNPLHGQYFAATLRTEPFPHLAVTRLPLDWAVTATAYLLAGYGFLLLYRTLRRTDYRSRSLWVIVALAAFPVVPGVASALVDLPLLDLGYEPLGVALFAVGALYFVEEKFLAVRRFGRDQLLDEIDDAVLVLDTEDRLVESNAAARAAFPALADGGGEPLAEVAPTLAGPAGDTGVVTAEVDGGTRHYVRRSNSLAVGAAGVGRVLVLADVTDLERQRRELARQNAQLDDFAAAVDHELRNAVSIVEGHTALARERTDDPDVVEPLETAERATDRMRGVVGDLTTLARYGQTLDDTVPCDVDEAVRRAWERTDTGDMALAVDAEGSVSADPDRLCELFAAVVEFARVTGGTTLRIELDGDELTLTTDGDTVSAERVEAAFDYSAAVPSAAAGMLLPNVRTLAGVHGWTVDIDAGYEDGVRLRIAGVERPA; encoded by the coding sequence ATGGATCCGCTCCGGGTCGGCTACGTGGCGCTGTTCGCCGCGACGGCCGTCCTGTGTGTCGCCGTGGTGCCGCGGACGCGCCTCGTCGCCGAGTCGGACACCCGGCGCGGTCTCGCGGCGCTGCTCCTCGTTTCGGGGGTCTGGGCGGCCGTCGGCGCGGCGCAGGTGTTCGTGGACGGGGCCGCGCTCAAGCGCGACCTCTACACGCTCGGCCTCGTCCTCGGCTTCGCCGGCGTGGGCGCGTGGCTCTCCTTCTGTTCGGCGTACGCGGGGCGCGACCTGCACCGCGACGTCCGCGTCCGCGCCGTCGCCGTCGGCTTCTACGCGCTCGTCGTCGCGGTGAAGGTCACGAACCCGCTCCACGGGCAGTACTTCGCCGCGACGCTCCGCACCGAGCCGTTCCCCCACCTGGCCGTGACGCGGCTCCCGCTCGACTGGGCCGTGACCGCGACGGCGTACCTGCTCGCCGGCTACGGCTTCCTCCTCCTCTACCGGACGCTTCGGCGGACGGACTACCGGTCCCGGTCGCTGTGGGTGATCGTCGCGCTCGCGGCCTTCCCGGTCGTCCCGGGCGTGGCCTCCGCCCTCGTGGACCTCCCGCTGCTCGACCTGGGGTACGAGCCGCTCGGGGTGGCGCTGTTCGCCGTCGGCGCGCTCTACTTCGTGGAGGAGAAGTTCCTCGCCGTCCGGCGGTTCGGCCGCGACCAACTGCTCGACGAGATCGACGACGCGGTGCTCGTCCTCGACACGGAGGACCGGCTGGTGGAGTCGAACGCGGCCGCCCGCGCGGCGTTCCCCGCGCTCGCCGACGGGGGCGGGGAGCCGCTCGCCGAGGTGGCCCCGACGCTCGCCGGGCCGGCCGGCGACACCGGCGTCGTAACCGCCGAGGTGGACGGCGGGACCCGCCACTACGTCCGGCGGTCGAACTCCCTCGCCGTCGGCGCCGCGGGCGTCGGGCGCGTGCTCGTCCTCGCCGACGTGACCGACCTCGAACGACAGCGCCGGGAGTTGGCCCGGCAGAACGCCCAGCTCGACGACTTCGCCGCGGCCGTGGACCACGAGCTCCGAAACGCCGTGAGCATCGTCGAGGGCCACACCGCGCTCGCCCGCGAGCGGACCGACGACCCCGACGTCGTCGAGCCCCTCGAAACGGCCGAACGCGCGACCGACCGGATGCGCGGCGTGGTCGGCGACCTGACGACGCTCGCCCGGTACGGCCAGACGCTCGACGACACGGTGCCGTGCGATGTGGACGAGGCCGTCCGGCGGGCGTGGGAGCGGACGGACACCGGCGACATGGCGCTCGCGGTCGACGCCGAGGGGTCGGTGTCGGCCGACCCCGACCGTCTCTGCGAGCTGTTCGCCGCGGTCGTCGAGTTCGCCCGCGTTACGGGCGGGACGACGCTCCGGATCGAACTCGACGGCGACGAACTCACGCTGACGACCGACGGCGACACCGTCTCCGCCGAACGGGTCGAGGCGGCGTTCGACTACAGCGCGGCCGTCCCCTCGGCCGCGGCCGGCATGTTGCTCCCGAACGTGCGCACGCTCGCCGGCGTCCACGGCTGGACCGTGGACATCGACGCCGGCTACGAGGACGGCGTCCGTCTCCGCATCGCGGGCGTCGAGCGGCCCGCGTAG
- a CDS encoding Rieske (2Fe-2S) protein, whose translation MSTERMVPVASLSDLADAGHDVVQEDGRAVALFHHEGEVYAVDNRCPHMGFPLSEGTVEEGVLTCHWHHARFELAAGDTFDPWADDVQTFPTEVRDGEVYLDPDPPRDVSEAVHWRNRLADGLNENLSLVMAKAVIGLDDEGEAFHTPVETAVNFGTKYRAGGWGSGLTTLGCTALLADHVGGRDTRRAMFLGVRETADDCAGEPPRFRQYAFDNPDLPKERLESWFRDSVEVRDADGAERCLLTAVACLDPTEVADIVFAAATDSLYLDSGHTLDFLNTAFATLDRIGWAGARSVPDERAGANATRERGDVSAEESNAAKVLASTVDRLTDATRSEELSSWRDPIDVAGLCFDAHDRLDDCVAAGEGRTWDEPDGFLDTLLGDDPEAIVDALTGAIREGATRTELADAVVRAATRRVAWFATNNEFGDWNTVHHTFSYANAVYEATKRADTDLLYRGCFDAAVSVYLDRFLNSPRAPTPEPGDSERDPAAIREELLDCFDRQGQVNRAADLVSEHFDAGGDPADLKRTMGRGLLREDAGFHTVQNVTWGFERFDALTARDAPDAERRLALVAPARYMAAHFPTRRSNEQTFSIATRLHRGERLHEAE comes from the coding sequence ATGTCCACCGAGCGAATGGTCCCCGTCGCGTCGCTGTCCGACCTCGCGGACGCCGGCCACGACGTCGTCCAGGAGGACGGCCGCGCGGTCGCGCTGTTCCACCACGAGGGCGAGGTGTACGCCGTCGACAACAGGTGTCCCCACATGGGGTTCCCGCTCTCCGAGGGCACCGTCGAGGAGGGCGTGCTCACCTGCCACTGGCACCACGCCCGCTTCGAACTGGCGGCGGGCGACACGTTCGACCCGTGGGCCGACGACGTGCAGACGTTCCCGACCGAGGTGCGCGACGGCGAGGTGTACCTCGACCCGGACCCGCCCCGCGACGTTTCGGAGGCGGTCCACTGGCGCAACCGCCTCGCGGACGGCCTCAACGAGAACCTCTCGCTCGTGATGGCGAAGGCGGTCATCGGACTAGACGACGAGGGCGAGGCCTTCCACACGCCCGTCGAGACGGCCGTGAACTTCGGGACGAAGTACCGCGCGGGCGGGTGGGGGAGCGGCCTGACCACGCTCGGCTGTACCGCCCTGCTCGCCGACCACGTCGGCGGGCGCGACACGCGCCGGGCGATGTTCCTCGGCGTGCGCGAGACGGCCGACGACTGCGCGGGCGAGCCGCCGCGCTTCCGGCAGTACGCCTTCGACAACCCCGACCTCCCGAAGGAGAGGCTCGAGTCGTGGTTCCGCGACAGCGTCGAGGTGCGCGACGCCGACGGCGCGGAGCGGTGTCTGCTCACCGCGGTCGCGTGTCTCGACCCGACGGAGGTGGCCGACATCGTCTTCGCGGCCGCGACCGACTCGCTGTACCTCGATTCGGGTCACACGCTCGACTTCCTCAACACCGCGTTCGCGACGCTGGACCGAATCGGGTGGGCGGGGGCGCGGAGCGTCCCGGACGAGCGAGCGGGAGCGAACGCGACACGCGAGCGGGGCGATGTGAGCGCCGAGGAGTCGAACGCCGCGAAGGTGCTCGCCTCGACGGTGGACCGGTTGACGGACGCGACCCGCTCGGAGGAACTGTCGTCGTGGCGCGACCCGATAGACGTCGCCGGCCTCTGTTTCGACGCGCACGACCGCCTCGACGACTGTGTCGCCGCGGGCGAGGGGCGGACGTGGGACGAGCCGGACGGCTTCCTCGACACCCTGCTCGGCGACGACCCCGAGGCCATCGTGGACGCGCTCACGGGGGCCATCCGCGAGGGTGCGACCCGGACCGAACTCGCGGACGCCGTCGTCCGGGCCGCCACCCGCCGGGTCGCGTGGTTCGCCACGAACAACGAGTTCGGCGACTGGAACACCGTCCACCACACGTTCTCGTACGCGAACGCGGTGTACGAGGCGACGAAGCGCGCCGACACCGACCTCCTCTACCGGGGGTGTTTCGACGCCGCCGTCTCGGTGTACCTCGACCGGTTCCTCAACAGCCCACGGGCGCCGACCCCCGAGCCGGGCGACTCGGAGCGCGACCCCGCCGCGATACGCGAGGAGCTGCTCGACTGCTTCGACCGGCAGGGGCAGGTGAACCGCGCGGCCGACCTCGTCTCCGAGCACTTCGACGCCGGCGGCGACCCCGCCGACCTCAAGCGGACGATGGGGCGGGGCCTCCTGCGGGAGGACGCCGGCTTCCACACCGTCCAGAACGTCACGTGGGGGTTCGAGCGGTTCGACGCGCTGACGGCACGGGACGCGCCGGACGCGGAACGACGCCTCGCGCTCGTCGCGCCGGCCCGCTACATGGCCGCGCACTTCCCGACGCGCCGCTCGAACGAGCAGACGTTCTCCATCGCCACGCGGCTCCACCGCGGCGAACGGCTCCACGAGGCGGAGTGA
- the dnaK gene encoding molecular chaperone DnaK, translating into MASNKILGIDLGTTNSAFAVMEGGDPEIIVNGEGDRTTASVVAFTDDGERLVGKPAKNQAVQNPERTIQSIKRHMGEDGYTVDIEGEEYTPEQISAMILQKIKRDAEEYLGDDVEKAVITVPAYFNDRQRQATKDAGEIAGFEVERIVNEPTAASMAYGLDDETDQTVLVYDLGGGTFDVSILDLGGGVYEVVATNGDNDLGGDDWDEALIDHLADEFEAEHGIDLRDDRQALQRLKDAAEEAKIELSSRKETTVTLPFIAADDSGPKDLEQKVTRATFESLTSDLIERTVEPTEQALSDAGYSKSDIDEVILVGGSTRMPQVQERVEDLTGQSPKKNVNPDEAVALGAAIQGGVLSGDVDDIVLLDVTPLSLGIEVKGGLFERLIEKNTTIPTEESKIFTTAADSQTQVQVRVFQGEREIADQNELLGEFQLTGIPPAPAGTPQIEVTFNIDENGIVNVEAEDQGSGNAESITIEGGAGLSDEQIEEMQEEAEQHAEEDQKRREFVEARNEAESAVQRAETLIEENEENVDAEVIEDIEAEIERVEEALEEYAEVDTDELDTASEALTSATESLTEQLQEIGKQMYQQQAEQQQAAGGAGMGGMGGAGPGGAGPQGEPGDDDEYVDADFEDVEDESDEE; encoded by the coding sequence ATGGCGAGCAACAAGATTCTCGGTATCGACCTCGGTACCACGAACTCGGCGTTCGCGGTGATGGAGGGTGGCGACCCCGAGATCATCGTGAACGGCGAGGGCGACCGCACCACCGCGTCCGTGGTCGCCTTCACCGACGACGGCGAGCGGCTCGTCGGCAAGCCCGCGAAGAACCAGGCCGTCCAGAACCCCGAACGGACCATCCAGTCCATCAAGCGGCACATGGGCGAGGACGGCTACACCGTGGACATCGAGGGCGAGGAGTACACGCCCGAGCAGATCTCCGCGATGATCCTCCAGAAGATCAAGCGCGACGCCGAGGAGTACCTCGGCGACGACGTGGAGAAGGCGGTCATCACCGTCCCCGCGTACTTCAACGACCGCCAGCGGCAGGCGACGAAGGACGCCGGCGAGATCGCCGGCTTCGAGGTCGAGCGCATCGTCAACGAGCCGACCGCCGCGTCGATGGCGTACGGGCTCGACGACGAGACGGACCAGACCGTCCTCGTGTACGACCTCGGCGGCGGGACGTTCGACGTCTCCATCCTCGACCTCGGCGGCGGCGTCTACGAGGTCGTCGCCACGAACGGGGACAACGACCTCGGGGGCGACGACTGGGACGAGGCGCTCATCGACCACCTCGCCGACGAGTTCGAGGCCGAACACGGCATCGACCTCCGCGACGACCGGCAGGCGCTCCAGCGGCTGAAGGACGCCGCCGAGGAGGCGAAGATAGAGCTCTCCAGCCGGAAGGAGACGACCGTCACGCTCCCCTTCATCGCGGCCGACGACTCCGGCCCGAAGGACCTCGAACAGAAGGTGACGCGCGCGACGTTCGAGTCGCTCACCTCCGACCTCATCGAGCGCACCGTCGAGCCGACGGAGCAGGCGCTCTCGGACGCCGGCTACTCGAAGTCCGACATCGACGAGGTCATCCTCGTCGGCGGCTCCACCCGGATGCCGCAGGTCCAGGAGCGCGTCGAGGACCTCACCGGCCAGTCGCCGAAGAAGAACGTCAACCCCGACGAGGCCGTCGCGCTCGGCGCCGCCATCCAGGGCGGCGTCCTCTCGGGCGACGTGGACGACATCGTCCTGCTCGACGTGACCCCGCTCTCGCTCGGTATCGAGGTGAAGGGCGGCCTCTTCGAGCGGCTCATCGAGAAGAACACCACCATCCCGACCGAGGAGTCGAAGATATTCACCACGGCCGCGGACAGCCAGACGCAGGTGCAGGTGCGCGTCTTCCAGGGCGAGCGCGAGATCGCCGACCAGAACGAACTGCTCGGCGAGTTCCAGCTCACCGGCATCCCGCCGGCCCCGGCCGGAACGCCGCAGATCGAGGTGACGTTCAACATCGACGAGAACGGCATCGTCAACGTCGAGGCCGAGGACCAGGGTTCGGGCAACGCCGAGTCCATCACCATCGAGGGCGGCGCCGGCCTCTCCGACGAGCAGATAGAGGAGATGCAGGAGGAAGCCGAACAGCACGCCGAGGAGGACCAGAAGCGCCGCGAGTTCGTCGAGGCACGCAACGAGGCCGAGAGCGCGGTCCAGCGCGCCGAGACCCTCATCGAGGAGAACGAGGAGAACGTCGACGCCGAGGTCATCGAGGACATCGAGGCCGAGATCGAGCGCGTCGAGGAGGCGCTCGAGGAGTACGCCGAGGTCGACACCGACGAACTAGACACGGCCTCCGAGGCGCTCACCTCCGCGACCGAGAGCCTCACCGAACAGCTCCAGGAGATCGGCAAGCAGATGTACCAGCAGCAGGCCGAACAGCAGCAGGCCGCCGGCGGCGCCGGCATGGGCGGCATGGGCGGTGCCGGTCCGGGCGGCGCCGGTCCGCAGGGCGAGCCCGGCGACGACGACGAGTACGTCGACGCCGACTTCGAGGACGTCGAAGACGAGAGCGACGAGGAGTAA
- a CDS encoding nucleotide exchange factor GrpE, whose amino-acid sequence MSEEQAAEADDAEREEPTADPDAELVERVAGADPEETAREIAALRDRVADLESALDAERDEVAELEDKLKRKQADFQNFKKRRQKKAEEERRRATEDLVERLLDVRDNLVRALDQDEDVDIRDGVETTLRGFEEVLAEEGVEAIEPESGTELDPVRHEVLMRVESDAEAGTVADLHRPGYEMAGKVLRPAQVTVADD is encoded by the coding sequence ATGAGCGAGGAGCAGGCCGCCGAGGCCGACGACGCCGAACGCGAGGAGCCGACGGCCGACCCGGACGCGGAACTCGTCGAGCGCGTCGCCGGGGCGGACCCCGAGGAGACGGCCCGCGAGATAGCCGCGCTCCGCGACCGCGTCGCGGACCTGGAGTCGGCCCTCGACGCCGAGCGCGACGAGGTGGCGGAGCTGGAGGACAAGCTGAAGCGCAAGCAGGCGGACTTCCAGAACTTCAAGAAGCGGCGGCAGAAGAAGGCCGAGGAGGAGCGCCGCCGCGCGACCGAGGACCTCGTCGAGCGCCTGCTCGACGTGCGCGACAACCTCGTGCGCGCGCTCGACCAGGACGAGGACGTGGATATCCGCGACGGCGTCGAAACGACGCTGCGCGGCTTCGAGGAGGTGCTCGCCGAGGAGGGCGTCGAGGCCATCGAACCCGAGTCGGGGACCGAACTCGACCCCGTGCGCCACGAGGTGCTGATGCGCGTCGAGAGCGACGCCGAGGCCGGGACCGTCGCGGACCTCCACCGGCCAGGCTACGAGATGGCGGGGAAGGTACTGCGCCCGGCGCAGGTGACGGTCGCGGACGACTAG
- a CDS encoding DUF1328 family protein, giving the protein MVAPSAVAAFPAQLFSGEFLEWALAFFVLAVLAWAVGARGIAGISMEIARLLVLVFLVLALLTLVL; this is encoded by the coding sequence ATGGTCGCGCCGTCCGCGGTCGCCGCGTTCCCCGCACAGCTGTTCAGCGGCGAGTTCCTGGAGTGGGCGCTCGCCTTCTTCGTCCTCGCCGTGCTGGCGTGGGCCGTCGGCGCGCGCGGCATCGCGGGTATCAGCATGGAGATCGCCCGCCTGCTCGTGCTCGTCTTCCTCGTCCTCGCGCTCCTGACGCTGGTCCTGTAG
- a CDS encoding DEAD/DEAH box helicase: protein MHGVRLTYDEGTIRVDGDPGVPLPGVERDARSESGRAPAYRYAQVRDALRPLDTDVDDRVLSLPDLPPLASDYDLRDYQRDALDAWERADRRGVLELPTGSGKTVIAIGAIEARATPTLVVVPTIDLLEQWRRELRAEFDVPVGQLGGGEQRVEPLTVATYDSAYLRADELGDRFGLLVLDEVHHLGGEGYRDIGRLFAAPERLGLTATFERPDGAHEAIAELVGPLVYDLDADDLAGDHLAPYDIRRIEVGLTPEERERYEREQGTFTDYLRRSNITLTEGADYRKLVMRSGNDPEAREALLAKQRAREVTAYADAKVERLADLLDRHADDRVIVFTAYTDLVYRLSERFLVPAITNETGTAERREILERFRDGTYSRVVTANVLDEGVDVPDANVAVVLSGSGSEREFTQRLGRVLRPKADGGRATLYELVTEETSEERVAARRR from the coding sequence ATGCACGGCGTGCGGCTCACGTACGACGAGGGCACCATACGGGTCGACGGCGACCCCGGCGTCCCCCTCCCCGGCGTCGAGCGCGACGCCCGCTCGGAGTCCGGGCGCGCCCCCGCCTACCGCTACGCGCAGGTGCGCGACGCCCTCCGCCCGCTCGACACCGACGTGGACGACCGCGTCCTCTCGCTTCCGGACCTGCCGCCGCTCGCCTCCGACTACGACCTGCGCGACTACCAGCGGGACGCGCTCGACGCGTGGGAGCGCGCCGACCGCCGGGGCGTCCTCGAACTCCCGACCGGGAGCGGCAAGACCGTCATCGCCATCGGGGCCATCGAGGCGCGGGCGACCCCGACGCTCGTCGTCGTCCCCACCATCGACCTGCTGGAGCAGTGGCGGCGGGAACTCCGCGCGGAGTTCGACGTTCCCGTGGGCCAACTCGGCGGCGGCGAGCAGCGCGTCGAACCGCTCACCGTCGCCACGTACGACTCCGCGTACCTCCGCGCGGACGAACTCGGCGACCGCTTCGGCCTGCTCGTCCTCGACGAGGTCCACCACCTCGGCGGCGAGGGGTACCGCGACATCGGCCGGCTGTTCGCCGCGCCCGAGCGCCTCGGCCTCACGGCGACGTTCGAGCGCCCCGACGGCGCCCACGAGGCCATCGCGGAACTGGTCGGCCCCCTCGTCTACGACCTCGACGCCGACGACCTCGCGGGCGACCACCTCGCGCCCTACGACATCCGGCGTATCGAGGTCGGACTCACCCCCGAGGAGCGCGAGCGCTACGAGCGGGAACAGGGCACGTTCACGGACTACCTCCGGCGGTCGAACATCACGCTCACCGAGGGGGCGGACTACCGGAAGCTCGTGATGCGGTCGGGGAACGACCCCGAGGCGCGCGAGGCGCTCCTCGCCAAGCAACGCGCCCGCGAGGTGACCGCCTACGCGGACGCGAAGGTCGAGCGGCTGGCCGACCTGCTCGACCGCCACGCCGACGACCGGGTCATCGTCTTCACCGCCTACACGGACCTCGTCTACCGGCTCTCCGAGCGCTTTCTGGTGCCCGCCATCACGAACGAGACGGGCACCGCGGAGCGCCGGGAGATACTCGAACGGTTCCGCGACGGCACCTACTCGCGGGTCGTGACCGCGAACGTCCTCGACGAGGGGGTGGACGTGCCCGACGCCAACGTCGCCGTCGTGCTCTCCGGCTCCGGGAGCGAGCGGGAGTTCACCCAGCGGCTGGGCCGCGTCCTCCGGCCGAAGGCCGACGGCGGCCGCGCGACGCTGTACGAACTGGTGACCGAGGAGACGAGCGAGGAGCGCGTCGCCGCGCGGAGGCGCTGA